In Thalassospira sp. ER-Se-21-Dark, the genomic stretch CTGCGTCAGCGCGTTACCACTGACATCGCCACCAAAGGCGGTCAGTATGACGTCATGACCATTGGTACCTACGAAGTGCCGATCTGGGCTGAAAAAGGCTGGCTCGCACCGCTTGATAATCTTGGTTCCGACTATGACGTCGATGACCTGATGCCTGCCATCCGCTCTGCCGTTTCCAACGATGGCCAGCTTTATGCTGCACCGTTCTACGGCGAAAGCTCGATGATGATGTACCGCACCGACCTGTTCGAAGCTGCCGGTATTGAAATCAACGGCCGCCTGACCTGGGACCAGACCCTTGAAATCGCCAAGAAACTCCACAAGCCTGACGAAGGTGTCTATGGCATTTGCCTGCGTGGCAAGGCCGGTTGGGGTGAAAACATGGCGCTGATCACCACCATGGGCAATGCCTTTGGTGCACGTCTGTTCGACGAGAACTGGAACCCGACCTTCGACAGTGCCGAGTGGAAAAATGCCCTCGACATGTACACCAACGTCCTTGGTAACTACGGCCCTCCCGGTGCGACCTCGAACGGCTTTAACGAAAACCTTTCGCTGTTCAACTCCGGCAAGTGCGGCATGTGGATTGACGCCACCGTTGCGGCATCCTTCGTGACCAACCCCAAAGAATCCAAAGTTGCAGACAAGGTCGGCTTCACCGAAGCACCGTGCGCTGTAACCTGCACCGGCGCCAACTGGCTCTGGGCATGGAACCTTGGCATTCCGATGGGTTCCCAGAAAGTAGAAGCAGCTCAGAAGTTCATCTCCTGGGCGACCTCGAAAGCCTATCTGGAACTGGTTGCCTCCAAAGAAGGTTGGGCAAACGTACCGCCGGGCACCCGTATGTCGCTTTATGAAAACCCGAAATATCTTGAAGCGGCACCGTTCGCAGACGAGACCCTTCTGGCGATCGACAGCGCAGACCCGATCAACTCGACCCTGGAACCGAAGCCGTATGTTGGTGTTCAGTTCGCTGCAATCCCTGAATTCCAGGGTATCGGCACCACGGTCGGTCAGCAGTTCTCCGCAGCCCTTGCAGGTCAGATGAGTGTTGAAGAGGCCCTTTCGGCCGCTCAGTCCAGCACTGATCGCACCATGCGCAAGGCCGGTTACTACTGATACACTACCCAGACCGGACTTCCGCCCTTGATGCGATGTCCGGTCTGAACCTCCTTGACCTGAGAGAAACTTGGGTGGTGGTTGTAAAACACACCACCCTTTTTTTCCCTTAAAGTCACGGATCGAAACGACAATTTCGGGGAGCACATCATGTCGACACGGGCCTCGACCCTTACCGGGCGTATCATGTCCGCACCGTCGATCATCGTCCTGTTCTTGTGGATGGCCGTCCCGCTGGGCATGACGATTTACTTCTCCTTCCTGCGCTACAACCTGTTGTCGCCGGGAATGGAAGAGTGGATCGGTACACTTAACTACGAATTCTTCCTGACAGATCCGGCGTTCTTCGCGTCCCTTACCAATACCCTTTTGCTGGTCGGGTCTGTTCTGGTCATCACGGTGGTGGGTGGCATCCTTCTGGGTCTGATGCTTGATCAGCCGATCTTCGGGCGCGGTGTCTTGCGCCTGCTGGTGATTGCACCGTTCTTCATCATGCCAACCGTGAATGCGCTGGTCTGGAAGAACCTTTTGATGGATCCGGTGTCAGGCATGTTTGCCTGGATCGCCAGCCTGTTCGGGCTGCCTGCGATTGACTGGTTTACCAATGCACCACTGACCTCGATCATCATCATGGTGTCCTGGCAATGGTTGCCCTTTGCCGTTTTGATCCTGTTGACTGCCCTGCAATCGCTTGACCGCGATCAAAAAGAAGCCGCCCAGATGGACGGTGCCGGTCCGGTCGCGATCTTCTTTTATATCACCCTGCCGCACCTTAGCCGTGCGATCACGGTGGTCGTTCTGATCGAAACCATCTTCCTGCTTACCGTCTTTGCCGAGATCTTTGTCACCACCGGTGGTGGCCCGGGCCTGGCAACGACCAACATCGCCTTCCTTGTCTATACGCAGGCGCTGTTGCAGTTCGATGTTGGTGGCGCATCTGCCGGCGGCATTGTCGCGGTCATTCTGGCCAATATCGTGGCGATCTTCCTGATCCGCCTCATCGGCAAGAACCTGGACAAATAGGGGCACAACATGGAAAGCAAACAAACACCCCTTGGCTATGTCAGCTTCTCGGTCTTCGCGTGGATCGTGGGTCTTCTGATCTTCTTCCCGATCTTCTGGATGGTGCTGACCAGTTTCAAGACCGAACTCGAAGCGGTGTCCATCCCGCCAAGCTTCATCTCGTTCGACTGGACACTGGAAAACTATGCCGAGGTCCAGCAACGCTCGAACTATTTCAAGTTCGCCATGAACTCGGTGATCCTCGCGGTCGGCTCCACCCTGGTCGGTCTGGTCTTTGCCGTGACCTGCGCATGGGCAATGGCCTTTAACCCGACCAAGCGGACAAAGGACGCCCTTCTGTGGATGCTGTCGACCAAGATGATGCCGCCGGTCGGCGTTCTGGTCCCGATCTATCTGGTGTTCCGCGATTGGGGACTGCTTGATACCCGCTTTGGTCTGATCATGGTTCTGTTTTTGATGAACCTGCCGATCATGGT encodes the following:
- a CDS encoding sugar ABC transporter permease, which translates into the protein MSTRASTLTGRIMSAPSIIVLFLWMAVPLGMTIYFSFLRYNLLSPGMEEWIGTLNYEFFLTDPAFFASLTNTLLLVGSVLVITVVGGILLGLMLDQPIFGRGVLRLLVIAPFFIMPTVNALVWKNLLMDPVSGMFAWIASLFGLPAIDWFTNAPLTSIIIMVSWQWLPFAVLILLTALQSLDRDQKEAAQMDGAGPVAIFFYITLPHLSRAITVVVLIETIFLLTVFAEIFVTTGGGPGLATTNIAFLVYTQALLQFDVGGASAGGIVAVILANIVAIFLIRLIGKNLDK
- a CDS encoding carbohydrate ABC transporter permease: MESKQTPLGYVSFSVFAWIVGLLIFFPIFWMVLTSFKTELEAVSIPPSFISFDWTLENYAEVQQRSNYFKFAMNSVILAVGSTLVGLVFAVTCAWAMAFNPTKRTKDALLWMLSTKMMPPVGVLVPIYLVFRDWGLLDTRFGLIMVLFLMNLPIMVWMLYTYFKEIPTDILEAARMDGATLPKEIIFVLLPMAVPGIASTMLLNIILAWNEAFWTLNLTTSDAAPLTAFIASYSSPEGLFWAKLSAASTLAVAPILVIGWFSQKQLVRGLTFGAVK
- a CDS encoding sugar ABC transporter substrate-binding protein; this translates as MKRVMGVALCALLAGGVAHANAETKLTIATVNNGDMIRMQKLTDDFTSKNPDISLEWVTLEENTLRQRVTTDIATKGGQYDVMTIGTYEVPIWAEKGWLAPLDNLGSDYDVDDLMPAIRSAVSNDGQLYAAPFYGESSMMMYRTDLFEAAGIEINGRLTWDQTLEIAKKLHKPDEGVYGICLRGKAGWGENMALITTMGNAFGARLFDENWNPTFDSAEWKNALDMYTNVLGNYGPPGATSNGFNENLSLFNSGKCGMWIDATVAASFVTNPKESKVADKVGFTEAPCAVTCTGANWLWAWNLGIPMGSQKVEAAQKFISWATSKAYLELVASKEGWANVPPGTRMSLYENPKYLEAAPFADETLLAIDSADPINSTLEPKPYVGVQFAAIPEFQGIGTTVGQQFSAALAGQMSVEEALSAAQSSTDRTMRKAGYY